The following coding sequences are from one Kosakonia sp. H02 window:
- the livH gene encoding high-affinity branched-chain amino acid ABC transporter permease LivH: MSEQFLYFLQQMFNGVTLGSTYALIAIGYTMVYGIIGMINFAHGEVYMIGSYVSFMIIAALMMMGIDTSWLLVGAGFVGAIIIASAYGWSIERVAYRPVRSSKRLIALISAIGMSIFLQNYVSLTEGSRDVALPSLFNGQWTVGSSENFAATITTMQLVIWIVTFIAMLALTLFIRYSRMGRACRACAEDLKMASLLGINTDRVIALTFVIGAAMAAVAGVLLGQFYGVINPYIGFMAGMKAFTAAVLGGIGSIPGAMIGGLILGVAESLSSAYLSTEYKDVVSFALLIVVLLVMPTGILGRPEVEKV, from the coding sequence ATGTCTGAGCAGTTTCTCTATTTCTTGCAGCAGATGTTTAACGGCGTAACGCTGGGCAGCACCTATGCACTGATCGCCATCGGTTACACCATGGTTTACGGCATTATCGGCATGATCAACTTCGCCCACGGCGAGGTCTACATGATCGGCAGTTATGTCTCCTTTATGATTATCGCCGCGCTGATGATGATGGGCATCGACACCAGTTGGCTGCTGGTGGGCGCAGGTTTCGTTGGCGCAATTATCATTGCCAGCGCCTACGGCTGGAGCATCGAACGGGTCGCTTACCGCCCGGTTCGCAGCTCCAAGCGCTTGATTGCGCTGATCTCCGCCATCGGGATGTCCATCTTCCTGCAAAACTACGTCAGCCTGACCGAAGGTTCGCGTGATGTGGCCTTACCGAGCCTGTTTAACGGCCAGTGGACGGTGGGTAGCAGCGAAAACTTCGCCGCCACCATTACCACCATGCAGTTGGTTATCTGGATTGTGACCTTTATCGCCATGCTCGCACTGACGTTGTTCATTCGTTATTCGCGTATGGGCCGCGCCTGCCGTGCCTGTGCGGAAGATTTGAAAATGGCCAGCCTGCTTGGCATCAATACCGACCGCGTTATCGCGCTCACCTTCGTTATCGGTGCTGCCATGGCGGCGGTGGCGGGCGTATTGCTCGGCCAGTTCTATGGCGTTATCAATCCCTATATCGGCTTTATGGCTGGCATGAAGGCGTTTACCGCAGCGGTATTAGGCGGTATTGGCAGTATTCCTGGCGCGATGATCGGTGGCCTGATCCTCGGCGTGGCGGAATCCCTCTCTTCGGCGTACCTGAGCACGGAATATAAAGATGTGGTCTCGTTCGCGCTGTTGATTGTGGTGTTGCTGGTCATGCCGACCGGCATTCTGGGCCGCCCGGAGGTTGAAAAAGTATGA
- the livK gene encoding high-affinity branched-chain amino acid ABC transporter substrate-binding protein LivK encodes MKRNAKTLIAGMVALAMSHAAMAKDINVAVVGAMSGPVAQWGDMEFNGARQAIADINAKGGIKGDKLVAVEYDDACDPKQAVAVANKIVNDGVKYVIGHLCSSSTQPASDIYEDEGILMITPGATNPELTQRGYQHIMRTAGLDSSQGPTAAKYILNTVKPQRIAIIHDKQQYGEGLARSVQEGLKAGNANVVFFDGITAGEKDFSALIARLKKENIDFVYYGGYYPEMGQMLRQARANGLKTHFMGPEGVGNSSLSNIAGDAAEGMLVTMPKRYDQDPANQRIVDALKAEKKDPSGPYVWITYAAVQSLATALERTGSSEPLALIKDLKANGAKTVIGPLNWDEKGDLKGFEFGVFQWHADGSSSVAK; translated from the coding sequence ATGAAAAGGAACGCGAAGACATTAATCGCGGGAATGGTTGCACTTGCGATGTCTCACGCGGCGATGGCGAAGGATATTAACGTCGCGGTTGTTGGGGCGATGTCCGGTCCGGTTGCGCAATGGGGCGACATGGAATTTAACGGCGCGCGCCAGGCTATTGCAGATATCAATGCCAAAGGCGGAATCAAAGGCGACAAACTGGTCGCTGTCGAATACGACGATGCCTGTGACCCGAAACAAGCCGTGGCCGTGGCGAACAAAATCGTTAACGACGGCGTGAAATATGTGATTGGCCACCTCTGCTCATCATCCACCCAACCCGCGTCTGATATTTACGAAGACGAAGGGATTTTGATGATCACGCCTGGCGCGACCAACCCGGAACTCACCCAGCGCGGCTATCAGCACATTATGCGCACCGCCGGTCTGGACTCTTCTCAGGGGCCGACCGCCGCGAAATACATTCTGAACACCGTCAAACCGCAACGTATCGCTATCATTCATGATAAGCAGCAATACGGCGAAGGGCTGGCGCGTTCCGTGCAAGAAGGGTTGAAAGCAGGAAACGCGAATGTGGTCTTCTTCGACGGAATTACCGCCGGTGAGAAAGATTTTTCTGCGCTTATTGCACGTCTGAAAAAAGAAAATATCGATTTTGTCTACTACGGTGGTTATTACCCGGAGATGGGACAAATGCTGCGCCAGGCGCGCGCCAATGGCCTGAAAACCCACTTTATGGGGCCGGAAGGCGTCGGTAACTCCTCGCTGTCGAACATTGCGGGCGATGCGGCAGAAGGCATGCTGGTGACCATGCCGAAGCGCTATGACCAGGATCCGGCAAACCAGCGTATCGTTGATGCCCTGAAAGCAGAGAAAAAAGATCCGAGCGGCCCGTATGTGTGGATCACCTACGCTGCGGTACAGTCGCTGGCAACCGCGCTGGAGCGTACCGGCAGCAGTGAGCCGCTGGCGCTTATCAAAGATTTAAAAGCCAACGGGGCTAAAACCGTAATTGGGCCGCTGAACTGGGATGAAAAAGGCGATCTGAAGGGATTTGAATTTGGTGTCTTCCAATGGCACGCCGATGGTTCGTCTTCCGTGGCGAAATAA